The sequence below is a genomic window from Nitrospirota bacterium.
GACCGCATCCTGTCCTGTCATGGCATCAGCGACAAAGATAACCTCTTTTGGCAGGACACTCTCCCTGATTTTTCTGAGTTCTGTCATAAGCGACTCATCAATATGCAGCCTTCCGGCAGTATCAAGGATTACCACATCCCTTGCATCCAGTCTTGCCTTTTTGACCGCCTCGCTGCAGAGGTTCACCGGATCCTTGATTTCCCTTGATGAAAAGACAGCCACGTCAATCTGTCCACCAAGCGCGACCAGCTGGTCAATGGCAGCAGGTCTCTGGAGGTCTGCGGCAACAAGCAGAGGCCTTCTGCCTTCCTTTTTGAACATTCTGGCAAGCTTTGCAGCTGTCGTGGTTTTTCCGGAACCGTGGAGGCCTACCATCATGATAATAGTAGGCGGGTTGGGTAACAGTTGAATCCTGCTGTTCGTTTTCCCGAGCAGTTCGCAAAGTTCGTCATTTACTATTTTGATAACCTGCTGCCCCGGGGTAAGGCTTTCGAGAACTTCCTTTCCGACAGCCTTCTCCTTTACCTTTGCAATAAACTCCTTCACAACCTTGAAATTGACGTCTGCCTCCAAAAGGGCAATACGTATCTCCTTCAGGGCAACCTCGACATCCTCTTCCTTAAGGAGGCCTTTGCCTTTCAGTTTCTTAAAGATAGATTCCAGTTTCTCGGTGAGAGATTCAAACATAGAAAAACCTTTTTATCATTTGATATCGAATGGTTACACCGCTCTCAGGATGGATACATTCTGCTTATGCACTGAGGAGGGAATCCAATTTTGCCTTAAGCTGCTGTTTCGGAACAACACCGACTATCTGATCCATCTTTTCTCCGTTTTTGAAAAACATGATTGTCGGGATTCCCATGATTTTGTATCTGCTGGCGATTTCAGAATTTTCATCGGTATTCAGTTTCAATACTTTCACTTTGCCAGAATACTCTTTTGCCAGCTCCTCGACCGTGGGGGAGATCATCCTGCACGGACCACACCATGCCGCCCAGAAATCAATCATGACGACCCCCTCCGTCTTGAGCACCTCATTCTCCCAGTTAGCGGTCGTCGCTTCATGTA
It includes:
- the trxA gene encoding thioredoxin; the encoded protein is MAEGIHEATTANWENEVLKTEGVVMIDFWAAWCGPCRMISPTVEELAKEYSGKVKVLKLNTDENSEIASRYKIMGIPTIMFFKNGEKMDQIVGVVPKQQLKAKLDSLLSA
- the ffh gene encoding signal recognition particle protein; the encoded protein is MFESLTEKLESIFKKLKGKGLLKEEDVEVALKEIRIALLEADVNFKVVKEFIAKVKEKAVGKEVLESLTPGQQVIKIVNDELCELLGKTNSRIQLLPNPPTIIMMVGLHGSGKTTTAAKLARMFKKEGRRPLLVAADLQRPAAIDQLVALGGQIDVAVFSSREIKDPVNLCSEAVKKARLDARDVVILDTAGRLHIDESLMTELRKIRESVLPKEVIFVADAMTGQDAVNIAKNFGEQIGIDGIILTKMDGDARGGAALSIISVTGKPIKFIGTGEKIDALEAFYPDRIASRILGKGDVLGLIEQAQKTFDQKEAEKLQKTIMDESFTFDDLREQLKKMRNMGPLENLINMIPGMNKVKDMDIDERELVKVEAIISSMTKKERRDHTIINGSRRRRIATGSGTTVTDVNRVIKQYIEIKRMLKMFKGKKGFKIPKILPF